A single window of Aspergillus oryzae RIB40 DNA, chromosome 8 DNA harbors:
- a CDS encoding putative origin recognition complex subunit 3 (origin recognition complex, subunit 3), with translation MDLDTETQGVAKDGSNTQGVYIYRPVTSAKAHGERPSKRRKVQPEIKEQKSESHPFVPLLDGEENESSVELRYNAYRLLWSTQETKIQEILDDVDSEVLENVLSFVRSTSHLTYDGCIPTALITVGSNVSSLGRLLSKLNDQLAASEEGGVVILESGDAPNLKATLKNIIRAAVTNTEGNNGYQNFLTDREGPRLLGYDLDLLGDYVKRKGIKKLVVAFRDSEAFDPNILTDLLSLLSSWLDRIPFTLLFGISTSVELFEGRLPRSSVALLRGRYFEIHGASNCVDRMYERLQADQNGRFWLGRNITGVLFEKSNDYFQTPEAFSRTVKYAYMTHFFANPLAMLLSEEISVNRQQGKVCEAIRNLPSFRRFCEHLLDDDSTEQVRSLLENDEFLFQQSLKYIEIGQQRMRSIFHVVKTVYLCLKSMDIRKKLTIPDLSIRALSGDLQDSTYMDDLLKGLKTLDSSKLKEVLAFMPQDLTDCPDFQEIKKDFEALVQTYQGTEPLRSEYDSHNSIVAATVVQQRVKLSKSKARLPQQNIEYTKVIDRVYALSEKYFVETLVIPQDLFLHEAFLLDMKNPLKEIFSPRPRFAIERALANPFDYLMSMSDRTEARISARQPATAILYQLYLESGALVNVYDLWQAFYAVFESEQGDACDERMTMTLFYRAVSELKALGMLKSSRKKVDHASKSAWIGL, from the exons ATGGACTTGGATACGGAAACACAAGGTGTAGCCAAGGATGGCTCAAACACTCAG GGTGTGTACATCTATCGACCTGTAACTTCCGCGAAAGCTCACGGAGAGCGGCCTTCGAAGCGACGAAAGGTGCAACCCGAGATTAAGGAACAGAAAAGTGAATCGCACCCCTTTGTTCCTTTACTGGACGGCGAAGAAAACGAGTCATCGGTCGAATTGAGGTACAATGCCTACCGGCTATTGTGGTCAACTCAGGAAACCAAGATCCAG GAGATTCTAGATGACGTGGATTCCGAAGTTCTTGAGAACGTTTTATCCTTCGTCAGGTCGACCTCGCATCTGAC ATATGACGGCTGCATCCCCACAGCATTGATAACAGTCGGATCCAATGTTTCATCGCTTGGCAGACTGTTATCCAAGCTCAATGACCAGTTAGCTGCGTCAGAGGAAGGCGGAGTGGTCATACTGGAGTCTGGTGATGCGCCAAATCTGAAGGCAACGCTGAAGAATATTATCCGAGCTGCCGTCACAAACACGGAAGGTAACAATGGGTATCAGAATTTCCTGACGGACCGAGAG GGACCCAGACTTCTTGGGTATGATCTCGATTTACTTGGAGATTatgtgaaaaggaaagggatcaAAAAGCTGGTCGTAGCATTCCGTGACAGTGAAGCGTTTGATCCGAACATTCTAACTGATCTCCTGTCCCTCTTAAG TTCCTGGCTTGACCGGATACCATTTACCTTATTGTTTGGTATCTCAACATCTGTTGAACTCTTCGAAGGAAGGCTTCCTCGGTCAAGCGTAGCCCTTCTTAGAGGTAGATACTTTGAGATTCACGGAGCAAGTAATTGCGTTGATCGCATGTATGAGCGGTTACAAGCAGACCAAAACGGACGATTCTGGCTAGGACGCAATATTACAGGGGTTTTGTTTGAGAAATCGAATGACTATTTCCAAACACCGGAGGCCTTCAGTCGGACAGTTAAG TATGCGTATATGACACACTTCTTTGCCAATCCATTGGCAATGCTCCTATCAGAAGAGATTTCCGTCAATAGGCAACAGGGGAAGGTTTGCGAAGCAATTAGAAACCTCCCATCTTTCCGAAG ATTTTGCGAGCATCTACTTGATGACGATTCTACTGAACAAGTGCGCAGCCTGTTGGAAAACGACGAGTTTCTGTTTCAGCAAAGCTTAAAGTACATAGAAATCGGACAGCAACGGATGAGAAGTATATTCCATGTCGTCAAGACGGTCTATCTATGCCTTAAGAGCATGGATATAAGAAAAAAGCTTACGATACCGGATTTGTCAATTCGTGCACTATCCGGAGATTTGCAAGATTCAACTTACATGGATGACCTTCTTAAGGGCCTGAAAACGTTGGATTCCTCAAAGCTGAAGGAAGTCCTGGCGTTTATGCCTCAAGACCTGACTGACTGTCCGGATTtccaagaaataaagaaagacTTCGAAGCTCTTGTGCAGACATACCAGGGTACGGAGCCGCTCCGGAGTGAGTATGACAGCCATAATTCCATTGTGGCGGCAACTGTGGTCCAACAGCGGGTGAAGCTCAGTAAGAGCAAAGCCAGATTACCCCAGCAAAATATTGAGTATACCAAGGTAATCGATCGCGTTTATGCTCTGTCAGAAAAGTATTTTGTGGAAACATTGGTGATACCACAAGACTTGTTCTTGCATgaagcctttcttcttgatatgAAAAATCCCTTgaaggagatcttctccCCTAGGCCACGTTTCGCGATCGAACGTGCCTTAGCCAATCCTTTCGACTACCTAATGTCAATGTCGGATAGGACGGAGGCCAGGATTTCCGCGCGACAGCCAGCCACTGCTATCCTATATCAGCTGTATCTCGAGTCCGGGGCACTGGTGAACGTTTACGACCTTTGGCAAGCTTTTTATGCGGTGTTTGAGAGTGAACAAGGTGACGCTTGCGATGAACGGATGACTATGACATTGTTCTATCGGGCGGTATCAGAACTCAAGGCGCTTGGTATGCTTAAAAGCAGTCGGAAGAAGGTGGATCACGCTTCCAAATCAGCATGGATTGGACTATGA
- a CDS encoding snoRNA-binding rRNA-processing protein NOP14 (nucleolar protein involved in 40S ribosome biogenesis): MPPSQLKQLKASLRESGVLGPQQSKKQKRQNAKSGAAAQNRVQRNAALQSIRDRFNPFEIKAGGTRTKFDVTTRDGNSGTAASRARPGVTKSLGEEKRRQTLLREMEKRNKVGGILDRRFGEDDPTMTPEERAAERYARASQRKMRKESMFNLEGDDEEEEFQLTHKGQSLNDIDQDDFQEGDLGGLEDDASDTEAARKRKRVFFDDGEMDGPEDLEDGEEHPERKKSKHEVMKEVIAKSKLHKYERQKAKEDDDDLREELDKGLPDLFEMLRGVKPPPKPEPPKSDLASMNPDRAALMEGIAKGDTEKEYDQRLKQLTFDKRSKPTDRTKTEEEKAAEEAERLKALEEERVRRMRGEEVGESEEEDEEEEVEEEGSEMSEDESIPDDAKAFGLQQSSGQISTRPELSVEDEDDFIIDDDLVETRSDVSLSIGDSDEEVLSAEESEEEMEEDEEDELINGFTLPTDNTGEAPAAADAPEANEGLAYTYPCPKNHEEFLQVIQDVPMADLPVVVQRIRALHHHRLHPDNKKKLGQFSRILIQHVAYMAEQPEHPPFAILENIFRHVHSLAKSHPESVSQEFRARLREIAADRPLSLRPSDLVILTGIATTFPTSDHFHAVATPAHLCLSRYLGQGAVNILADFATGAYAASLVLQYQLVSKRYMPELINYVLNALCNLAPEEPKSSLGLFPSRSPEESLRLKISKSLKSRKLQFWDITGPDSPKAQEELKLSLINTFISLLSTASDMWSDISAFLEIFDQAQKVLRFLNRSCKGKIPSVVQDTLQSTLDKLDGHTSKARLTRRPLLLHDHRPLAIKTAIPKFEDTFNPDKHYDPNRERAEANRLKAEYKRERKGAMRELRKDANFIAREKLREKKERDAEYEKKYKRLVAEVQNQEGREANAYERERRLRQGKR; this comes from the exons ATGCCGCCGTCGCAGTTGAAGCAGCTCAAGGCCTCTCTCCGTGAGAGTGGAGTTCTGGGGCCACAGCAAtcgaaaaagcaaaaacgcCAGAATGCGAAGAGTGGCGCTGCGGCGCAAAATCGGGTCCAGCGCAATGCCGCTTTGCAGTCAATTCGAGACCGATTCAATCCGTTCGAAATCAAAGCGGGGGGCACACGGACAAAATTTGATGTGACAACTCGAGATGGAAATTCAGGCACAGCTGCTTCGCGTGCGCGACCTGGTGTTACCAAGTCactgggagaagaaaaa AGACGTCAAACGCTATTACgagaaatggagaagagaaacaaggtcGGTGGTATATTAGATCGCCGATTCGGTGAAGATGATCCGACTATGACGCCTGAAGAGAGAGCCGCCGAACGTTATGCCAGAGCAAGTCAGCGCAAGATGCGGAAGGAATCAATGTTCAATCTGgaaggggatgatgaggaagaagagttcCAACTCACACACAAAGGCCAGTCTTTGAACGATATCGACCAAGACGATTTTCAAGAGGGTGACTTGGGCGggctggaagatgatgccTCGGATACCGAAGCAGCccggaaaaggaaacgagTTTTCTTTGATGATGGCGAGATGGATGGGCCAGAGGATCTAGAAGACGGGGAAGAACATCCTGAACGAAAGAAATCTAAACACGAAGTTATGAAGGAGGTCATTGCCAAGTCGAAACTTCACAAGTATGAGCGGCAAAAAGCTAaggaggacgatgacgatctCCGTGAAGAACTCGACAAAGGACTTCCTGATCTTTTCGAAATGCTAAGAGGAGTGAAGCCACCGCCAAAGCCAGAACCTCCGAAGAGTGATCTGGCATCTATGAACCCAGATCGCGCTGCTCTTATGGAGGGCATAGCTAAAGGAGATACCGAAAAGGAGTATGACCAGCGCCTAAAGCAACTAACGTTCGATAAGCGATCCAAGCCAACGGACCGCACAaagacagaggaggagaaggccgcGGAGGAAGCAGAGCGGCTGAAGGCTctagaagaagagcgagtTCGGAGAATGCGCGGCGAGGAAGTAGGCGagtcggaagaggaagacgaagaagaagaggtggaggaggaaggaagtGAGATGTCTGAAGACGAATCCATCCCAGATGACGCGAAGGCTTTTGGGTTGCAACAGTCTTCTGGTCAGATCAGTACCCGCCCTGAGCTTAGCgtcgaagacgaggatgattttATAAtcgatgatgatcttgtcgagacGAGATCAGATGTTAGCTTATCAATTGGTGacagtgatgaggaggtaTTATCTGCAGAGGAgtctgaagaggaaatggaagaggacgaagaagacgagcTTATCAACGGCTTTACTCTCCCTACCGATAACACCGGAGAAGCCCCTGCTGCAGCTGATGCACCAGAAGCTAATGAAGGGTTGGCTTATACATACCCTTGCCCGAAGAATCATGAAGAGTTCCTCCAGGTCATTCAAGATGTGCCCATGGCGGACCTTCCGGTGGTCGTTCAGAGAATCCGAGCTCTGCACCATCATCGTCTGCACCCGGACaataagaagaagcttgGCCAATTTTCCCGCATCCTTATCCAGCATGTCGCCTACATGGCCGAACAGCCTGAGCATCCTCCTTTTGCCATTCTTGAGAACATCTTCCGTCACGTACACTCTCTAGCAAAGAGCCACCCCGAGAGCGTCTCTCAGGAGTTCAGGGCTCGTCTACGTGAAATCGCAGCAGACCGGCCACTTAGTCTCCGGCCCAGTGACCTAGTCATTCTAACCGGAATTGCCACTACCTTCCCAACCTCTGATCACTTCCACGCCGTCGCAACGCCGGCACACCTGTGCCTTTCGCGGTACCTAGGTCAGGGTGCCGTGAACATTCTCGCAGATTTCGCAACAGGTGCATATGCCGCAAGCCTGGTTCTCCAATACCAATTAGTTTCCAAGCGCTACATGCCCGAATTGATCAACTACGTCCTCAACGCCCTGTGTAACCTTGCCCCGGAGGAGCCAAAGAGCagcctcggcctcttcccGTCTCGTAGTCCGGAGGAATCTCTACGACTGAAGATCTCCAAGTCGCTGAAGTCGAGGAAACTTCAATTCTGGGACATTACTGGCCCGGACAGCCCGAAGGCCCAAGAAGAGCTCAAACTTTCCCTCATAAACACATTCATCTCTCTCCTCAGCACCGCCTCCGATATGTGGTCAGACATATCAGCCTTCCTTGAGATCTTCGATCAAGCTCAGAAAGTTCTCCGCTTCCTGAACCGATCCTGCAAGGGTAAGATTCCCTCCGTCGTTCAAGATACCCTGCAGTCGACCCTCGATAAACTCGATGGCCACACCTCGAAAGCCCGCCTTACTCGCCGCCCGCTTCTACTCCATGATCACCGCCCGCTGGCTATTAAAACCGCTATTCCCAAATTCGAGGATACTTTCAACCCGGACAAGCACTACGACCCCAACCGCGAGCGTGCGGAAGCCAACCGGCTCAAGGCCGAGTACAAGCGCGAGCGCAAGGGCGCCATGCGGGAACTACGCAAGGATGCCAACTTCATTGCGCGCGAGAAGCTGCGCGAAAAGAAGGAGCGCGATGCCGAGTACGAGAAGAAATACAAACGACTTGTGGCCGAAGTACAGAACCAGGAGGGCAGAGAGGCCAATGCTTAcgagagggagaggaggttGCGCCAGGGCAAGCGGTAA
- a CDS encoding uncharacterized protein (predicted protein) has translation MSTTEKPTPTTATTELPVQTLESLHGPELDSKDVCSYYIRDQPNEPEDLDTLRTCCKPNVIHRYNEHQYWCEVPERYFPPTLYLNVSNRTIEQWVDGNMTQCIRDAHPSHYAGSSTCHFARYNVRNEAASLIAASAPLYLLLLGGLWSFRLLLR, from the coding sequence ATGTCTACAACAGAAAAACCGACGCCAACGACGGCAACAACAGAGCTGCCCGTGCAGACCCTGGAAAGCTTACACGGACCCGAACTGGACTCAAAAGATGTATGTTCTTATTACATTCGCGATCAACCGAACGAGCCAGAAGACTTGGACACACTGCGAACCTGCTGCAAGCCGAATGTCATCCATAGATACAACGAGCACCAATACTGGTGCGAAGTTCCTGAGCGTTACTTCCCTCCTACGCTCTACCTCAATGTGTCTAATAGAACGATCGAACAGTGGGTGGACGGCAATATGACCCAGTGTATCAGAGACGCTCATCCGAGCCATTATGCTGGATCCAGCACGTGTCACTTTGCCAGATACAATGTCCGCAATGAAGCCGCTTCCTTGATTGCGGCGTCCGCGCCCTTGtatcttctgctgctgggtGGTCTGTGGTCTTTTAGGCTTCTGTTGCGGTAG
- a CDS encoding uncharacterized protein (predicted protein) has translation MNDTTGANNPLEERQLMGHQFMCCMGDCSYELVGDGNPHTDYLHRQMTSTGECRDGPGAKGCGVGFSTSHTFGYTVSAGANIGWFAPGFSVTESWTVGETKTCSADINATVCLWYDMAYTAYTVQVVNRRLYSSVCSNQPTGPLIMKAPNVNNAGGGHWYCAYGDECRGEGEEYWCLTEDCPPKGKPKPQD, from the exons ATGAATGACACAACAGGCGCAAACAACCCATTGGAAGAGAGACAGCTCATGGGCCACCAGTTTATGTGTTGTATGGGGGACTGCAGCTATGAGCTCGTTGGGGATGGAAACCCACATACGGATTATCTCCACAGGCAAATGACCAGTACAGGAGAGTGTCGAGATGGCCCAGGTGCTAAGGGCTGTGGAGTTGGATTCTCCACGAGTCATACATTTGGGTACACTGTCTCGGCCGGAGCGAATATCGGATGGTTCGCTCCTGGTTTCTCAGTGACAGAGTCATGGACCGTGGGCGAGACCAAGACCTGTAGTGCAGATATCAATGCAACGGTCTGTCTCTGGTACGATATGGCATAT ACCGCGTACACAGTACAAGTCGTCAATAGGCGTCTGTATAGCTCGGTGTGTTCTAACCAGCCCACAGGACC GCTCATCATGAAGGCGCCAAACGTCAACAATGCCGGTGGTGGTCATTGGTACTGTGCATATGGCGATGAATGCCGtggggaaggtgaagaaTACTGGTGTCTGACGGAAGATTGCCCACCAAAGGGAAAGCCTAAACCTCAGGATTAA
- a CDS encoding putative triacylglycerol lipase (acetylcholinesterase/Butyrylcholinesterase), translating to MARYITFAQFFLLFCLAAAQEVVVDLEYARYRGKALSNGLVQWLGIRYAAPPTGPLRFSAPQNPSVVAGIQNAFEHGPTCIPTSEYPIPEDTSEDCLFLDVYSPYRAGNHSKLLPVFVWIQGGGFNQNSNPNYNGTGLIQASGMGIVVVTFNYRVGPYGFLSGREILQDGSVNNGLKDQIKVLEWVQKHIHKFGGNPKHVVVGGASAGGASITLLLSAYGGRDDGLFHAAAAESQSFATMLSLKQSQFAYNNLVIRTGCASDADTLECLRGLDAEILQRENINTPLPHAQQAPLYLYGPVVDGDLVSDYTYRLFHQGRFIKVPVIFGDDTNEGTIFVPKNVSNVGEADTFIQNQFPTIKLEQFAAINAWYLHENQTRQFPDAGPYWRPASNAYGEMRYICPGIDLSSIYARAGINSWNYHYAVQDPDLKESGLGVDHTVEINAIWGPNYVTGEPPSSYFTTNAPIIPVMQGYWTSFIKTFDPNPHRYPGSPQWSTWGNEGYQRIFIRTNETRMEEVPVDQRERCEYLISIGPELQQ from the exons ATGGCACGATACATTACATTTGCCCAATTCTTCCTATTGTTCTGCTTAGCGGCTGCTCAAGAAGTGGTGGTAGACCTTGAGTACGCTCGGTATAGGGGCAAAGCGCTCTCGAACGGTTTAGTACAATGGCTGGGAATTCGATATGCCGCTCCTCCTACAGGACCATTACGCTTCTCTGCCCCACAGAATCCAAGCGTGGTAGCTGGAATCCAGAATGCATTTGAG CACGGCCCTACGTGTATTCCCACTAGCGAATATCCGATTCCCGAAGATACATCGGAGGACTGCCTGTTTCTAGATGTGTATTCCCCTTATAGAGCTGGTAACCATTCAAAGTTGCTGCCGGTATTCGTTTGGATCCAGGGCGGGGGCTTCAATCAGAATTCGAATCCGAATTATAATGGTACCGGCTTGATACAAGCGTCTGGTATGGGAATCGTTGTGGTTACTTTCAATTATCGTGTTGGCCCGTATGGATTTCTCTCAGGGAGAGAGATTCTACAAGACGGAAGTGTGAACAACGGCCTAAAGGACCAAATCAAAGTCTTAGAGTGGGTTCAGAAACATATACACAAG TTTGGCGGCAACCCCAAACATGTGGTTGTAGGTGGTGCTAGCGCAGGAGGCGCCTCCatcacccttcttctctcagCTTATGGTGGAAGGGACGATGGTCTCTTTcacgctgctgctgcggagTCGCAAAGCTTTGCTACCATGCTTAGTTTAAAACAAAGTCAATTTGCATACAACAACCTAGTCATCCGCACTGGCTGTGCAAGTGATGCCGACACGCTGGAATGCTTGCGTGGTCTGGACGCGGAGATCCTTCAGCGTGAAAACATCAACACACCCTTGCCTCATGCACAACAGGCGCCCCTATATCTATACGGACCAGTGGTTGACGGTGATCTTGTTTCCGATTATACGTACCGTCTGTTCCACCAGGGCCGTTTTATCAAGGTTCCTGTGATATTCGGGGACGACACGAATGAAGGCACCATATTTGTTCCCAAGAATGTTTCCAACGTTGGGGAAGCAGATACGTTCATCCAGAATCAATTCCCAACCATTAAATTGGAGCAATTTGCTGCAATCAACGCCTGGTACCTCCATGAGAACCAGACGCGCCAATTTCCCGACGCTGGGCCTTATTGGAGACCTGCAAGCAATGCATATGGTGAGATGCGGTATATCTGCCCCGGTATTGACCTGTCGTCTATCTACGCCAGGGCCGGGATCAACAGTTGGAACTATCACTACGCCGTACAAGACCCAGACTTGAAAGAATCTGGCCTCGGTGTAGATCATACAGTGGAAATCAACGCTATTTGGGGCCCAAATTATGTCACAGGAGAACCGCCCTCATCTTACTTCACTACCAATGCGCCAATTATACCCGTTATGCAAGGTTACTGGACAAGCTTCATCAAGACATTTGATCCAAATCCTCATCGTTACCCTGGGAGTCCACAATGGTCTACTTGGGGTAATGAAGGGTATCAGcgcatcttcatcagaaCAAACGAAACCAGGATGGAGGAAGTACCGGTGGATCAGAGGGAACGATGTGAATATTTGATCAGCATCGGACCAGAGCTTCAGCAGTAA
- a CDS encoding uncharacterized protein (predicted protein) codes for MPSHMNDRLLWLCLGVSLFFAVRGIVTDLRRVRDLTEIKHVEKEDKMISEGTEDALKLDTLLKLSESTSYDLRAAALRIIAERSTKGETRDLLLRDLASTDTERRSKALSAMYFLVSNRSRTDLAYSAS; via the exons ATGCCCTCTCATATGAACGATAGGCTGCTATGGCTATGCCTAG gtgtttctcttttcttcgctgTTCGCGGCATAGTCACGGACCTCCGCCGAGTGCGAGATCTGACGGAGATTAAGcatgtcgagaaggaagataagATGATCAGTGAAGGCACGGAGGATG CCCTCAAACTGGACACATTACTCAAGCTCTCTGAGAGCACAAGTTACGACCTCCGGGCAGC TGCTTTGCGTATCATCGCTGAAAGATCTACAAAGGGAGAAACGCGAGATTTGCTTCTGAGGGACCTTGCTAGCACAGACACAGAGAGACGAAGCAAAGCCCTTAGTGCGATGTACTTTTTAGTATCTAATCGCTCACGTACGGATCTTGCATATTCAGCTTCGTGA
- a CDS encoding pentatricopeptide repeat protein (predicted protein): MLRQAVRGARWYQHVALRTPSAPSLPLLRTFSVVALRSFQYGGPNDKVRFYEQDTRGSKKRRQVNPEAEENADREEVEGELARLEKELQDLKEGPYGPNSQFIRELPEKERAIALEALRKYEAEHGKDEPEIGLEQVFDNELDEMLKEEFEGLAKEEENWHSTGQDNSPKKPVRRPYEVAVTTLEHHSYIEKFNQCLTRIASDGSNERLGAELWRWYRRCKQMIPEFLESIPEEALTLLWHAQVGDYTRSSRTSHIQILAEDAISVGKSLSTPHLLSYIESLRKTGKTKEALDQWEAHQTGLSQNKQDLEAYWKLGVRLFAAENDPQRAQDIALAFLANDKSREPRILLPVITAWGRQPGKEAEVKAWALYLQLKSFLENTLTMDDYDNISIGLLKAGRPNLAIAVFKDMMVTGQDPANDSTSLYKAAVGLVGHLQASSISEQDVNKVSLSTLTVLPRRFQNRFFYASWMKKLIGMGEVDSAALVIELMYERGVKPDSKHLNGLIAAWLRDGNPDAREKAERLGWSMVQQRIDSIWARTNSTGSSPKLTVSPDPDSPRIPKWMQREIPSANIETFSILLLHYTRRSDDGMIKYLVKCLGDAQIKPNSYFMNHILYAELRKQDIGSLWDKFRTMSASIQPDLETFACLWDCGKLQYDRGRTTFVADFPSARSLYAEMMQWHSHLPTRGRAAAQEEFSKELYNQIIRCFCLSKDLPGTLIALYSLRSIFGFSPDDVTARLIILQVARMAGVPPGTPKRRLRRLSTTPKSKENISHVNRLVEILSERKVSALQARGLTLETLEPQEREQYQLDIMTDLLRIIMGRAATESSRVEDQIASAAEEMNVLGVDLGSSLEDNDLLL, translated from the coding sequence ATGCTGCGCCAAGCTGTTCGAGGAGCTCGGTGGTATCAGCATGTGGCGCTCAGAACACCGTCGGCTCCGTCTCTTCCTTTGCTGCGTACATTCTCCGTCGTAGCGCTACGCTCCTTCCAGTATGGCGGCCCCAATGACAAGGTTCGGTTTTACGAGCAAGATACTCGTGggagcaaaaagagaaggcaGGTCAAtccagaagccgaagaaaacGCTGATCgggaggaagtggagggCGAGCTGGCTAGACTTGAGAAGGAACTGCAGGATCTGAAAGAAGGTCCTTACGGCCCCAACAGTCAGTTCATCAGAGAGCTAcccgagaaggaaagagcCATTGCACTAGAAGCTCTGAGAAAATATGAGGCGGAGCATGGCAAGGATGAACCCGAAATTGGCCTGGAACAGGTTTTTGATAATGAGCTGGATGAGATGTTGAAAGAGGAATTCGAAGGTTTGgccaaagaagaggaaaactgGCATTCGACAGGGCAGGATAACTCACCAAAAAAGCCTGTACGGCGCCCCTACGAGGTTGCCGTAACGACTCTGGAACACCATTCCTATATCGAGAAATTCAACCAATGCCTGACCCGAATCGCAAGCGATGGATCAAACGAACGACTCGGGGCAGAACTATGGAGATGGTACCGTCGTTGCAAACAGATGATCCCAGAATTCCTAGAGTCAATAcccgaagaagctctgaCGTTGTTATGGCATGCTCAAGTTGGGGACTATACAAGATCTTCCCGCACAAGCCATATTCAAATACTCGCTGAAGACGCAATATCAGTTGGAAAATCGCTCTCGACGCCACATCTCCTCTCTTACATTGAGTCGCTCCGAAAGACTGGCAAAACAAAGGAAGCGCTAGATCAGTGGGAAGCACATCAAACGGGGCTTTCGCAAAATAAGCAAGACCTTGAAGCATATTGGAAATTGGGTGTACGACTCTTTGCTGCTGAAAATGACCCTCAGCGAGCACAGGACATCGCCCTCGCGTTTCTAGCAAATGACAAATCACGCGAACCTCGCATCCTCCTTCCAGTCATTACTGCTTGGGGGCGACAGCCTGGCAAAGAAGCTGAGGTCAAGGCCTGGGCTCTATATTTACAACTGAAAAGCTTTCTTGAGAACACCTTAACTATGGACGATTACGATAACATCAGCATTGGTCTTCTGAAAGCCGGTAGACCGAATCTTGCTATCGCAGTGTTCAAAGATATGATGGTGACAGGGCAAGACCCAGCAAACGATTCGACCTCACTCTATAAAGCAGCCGTCGGTCTTGTTGGTCATCTTCAGGCATCGAGTATTTCGGAACAGGATGTGAACAAGGTATCGCTTTCGACGCTAACGGTCCTACCTCGGAGGTTCCAGAACCGGTTCTTCTATGCcagctggatgaagaagctcatTGGAATGGGTGAAGTTGACTCTGCCGCACTGGTAATTGAGTTGATGTACGAACGAGGAGTGAAGCCGGATTCAAAGCACCTCAATGGATTGATAGCCGCTTGGTTACGTGATGGCAATCCCGACGCGCGAGAGAAAGCCGAACGACTGGGGTGGTCTATGGTTCAACAGCGGATTGACAGTATTTGGGCGCGGACCAATTCAACAGGAAGCTCTCCGAAATTGACCGTAAGCCCCGATCCAGATAGTCCTCGCATACCCAAATGGATGCAACGAGAGATCCCATCCGCGAACATCGAAACATTTTCCATTTTACTCCTCCATTATACCCGAAGAAGCGACGATGGGATGATCAAATACCTAGTTAAATGCCTCGGCGATGCTCAGATCAAGCCAAACTCCTATTTCATGAACCACATCCTATATGCCGAGCTCCGGAAACAGGATATCGGATCTTTGTGGGACAAGTTCCGAACCATGTCTGCATCGATCCAACCGGATCTGGAAACTTTTGCTTGCCTATGGGACTGCGGCAAACTTCAGTATGATCGCGGTCGCACGACGTTTGTTGCAGACTTTCCGTCTGCTCGCAGCCTTTATGCGGAGATGATGCAGTGGCATTCTCATCTCCCTACACGAGGCCGAGCCGCTGCGCAAGAAGAGTTCTCAAAAGAACTCTATAACCAAATAATTCGTTGCTTTTGTCTCTCTAAAGACCTCCCTGGCACACTGATTGCGCTTTACTCGTTGAGATCAATATTCGGGTTCTCCCCCGACGACGTGACCGCTCGTCTCATAATCCTGCAAGTTGCACGGATGGCCGGTGTCCCGCCTGGCACACCCAAGCGCCGGCTCCGTCGCCTTTCAACGACTCCTAAGAGCAAAGAGAACATCTCTCATGTCAACAGGCTGGTAGAGATCCTGAGCGAGCGCAAAGTGTCTGCACTCCAGGCGCGCGGGCTTACTCTCGAGACTCTCGAGCCGCAGGAGCGGGAGCAGTATCAGCTCGATATAATGACTGACCTTTTACGTATTATCATGGGCCGGGCTGCTACTGAATCGAGCAGAGTTGAAGATCAGATTGCGTCCGCCGCAGAAGAGATGAATGTCCTGGGGGTCGATCTTGGATCGTCGTTGGAGGATAATGACCTTTTACTGTAG